A DNA window from Lentimicrobium sp. L6 contains the following coding sequences:
- a CDS encoding Nif3-like dinuclear metal center hexameric protein produces the protein MMKLNQLLGALNRWAPFTLQESYDNSGLLVGDPSQEIEKILISLDITEEIIEEAIQGDFDLIISHHPVIFKGLKSLTGKTPEERVVMKAIKHDIAIMAIHTNLDNVMHGVNAKIAEKLGIQNFKILLSQKGSLKKLAVYIPKLHLEEVRQAIFQAGAGHIGNYENCSFGTEGTGTFKGNKNSNPFVGKVGQLHDEAEVKFETIFPAHIQGEVISALLKSHPYEEVAYDIYQLENKNDSIGAGIIGELPEEMEEGVFLSLLKEKMDVGCVRHTSLRQKPIKKVALCGGSGSFLIGAAKASHADIYISGDIKYHEFFEANEQFIIADIGHYESEQFTKVLIADFLIENFPKFAVQISEHQTNPINYF, from the coding sequence ATGATGAAATTAAACCAGTTACTTGGAGCTCTCAATAGGTGGGCCCCTTTTACATTGCAAGAATCCTATGATAATTCCGGCTTGTTAGTTGGAGATCCAAGCCAAGAAATTGAAAAGATCTTGATAAGTTTAGATATAACAGAAGAAATCATTGAGGAGGCTATTCAAGGAGATTTTGACTTAATTATTAGTCATCACCCTGTAATATTTAAGGGTTTAAAAAGTTTGACAGGTAAAACTCCAGAAGAACGAGTGGTGATGAAGGCTATTAAACACGATATTGCTATTATGGCGATTCATACCAATCTTGATAATGTTATGCATGGAGTAAATGCAAAGATTGCCGAAAAATTAGGGATTCAGAATTTCAAGATATTACTTTCTCAAAAAGGATCACTGAAAAAGCTAGCTGTGTATATTCCTAAGTTACATTTAGAAGAGGTAAGACAAGCTATTTTTCAAGCTGGAGCTGGCCATATTGGTAATTATGAGAATTGTAGTTTTGGTACAGAAGGAACAGGAACTTTCAAAGGAAATAAAAACAGTAATCCTTTTGTTGGAAAAGTAGGTCAGTTACATGATGAAGCAGAGGTGAAATTTGAAACCATTTTTCCGGCACATATACAAGGGGAAGTGATTTCGGCACTATTAAAAAGCCATCCATACGAAGAAGTAGCTTATGATATTTATCAATTAGAAAATAAAAATGATAGTATAGGTGCAGGGATTATTGGTGAATTACCAGAAGAAATGGAAGAGGGGGTATTTTTATCTTTATTAAAAGAAAAAATGGATGTTGGTTGTGTTAGGCATACTTCTTTAAGGCAAAAACCAATTAAGAAAGTGGCGCTATGTGGTGGTTCAGGGAGCTTTTTAATTGGTGCGGCAAAGGCTTCACATGCCGATATATATATCAGTGGGGACATTAAATATCATGAGTTTTTTGAAGCCAATGAGCAATTTATAATTGCTGATATTGGGCATTATGAAAGTGAACAATTTACTAAAGTTTTGATAGCTGATTTTCTTATTGAAAATTTTCCTAAATTTGCAGTCCAAATTTCGGAGCATCAGACAAATCCGATAAATTACTTTTAG